Proteins encoded within one genomic window of Bacteroidota bacterium:
- a CDS encoding DUF4332 domain-containing protein, whose protein sequence is MANVHEIEGIGPVYAEKLAAADVRTTDSLLKNGGSKAGRTKIADATGISETLILRWVNMADLFRIKGVGEEYSDLLEAAGVDTVKELATRRPDNLHAKMEEVNAESKLVRQLPSLAKVEAWVAEAKTLEPMVTH, encoded by the coding sequence ATGGCAAATGTTCATGAAATAGAAGGAATCGGGCCGGTTTATGCAGAAAAACTTGCAGCCGCTGATGTCAGAACCACGGATTCGCTTCTGAAAAATGGTGGCAGCAAGGCGGGACGTACCAAAATTGCAGATGCCACCGGTATCAGCGAGACTTTGATTTTGCGCTGGGTCAACATGGCTGACCTGTTTCGCATCAAGGGCGTCGGCGAAGAGTATTCAGATCTTCTGGAGGCAGCGGGAGTAGACACCGTCAAGGAACTCGCCACACGCAGGCCTGACAACCTTCACGCCAAAATGGAAGAAGTCAACGCTGAGAGCAAATTGGTGCGTCAGCTCCCATCGCTTGCCAAAGTCGAAGCTTGGGTTGCCGAAGCCAAAACCCTGGAGCCGATGGTGACGCATTGA